One Cucurbita pepo subsp. pepo cultivar mu-cu-16 chromosome LG20, ASM280686v2, whole genome shotgun sequence genomic window carries:
- the LOC111782662 gene encoding probable Ufm1-specific protease, with translation MEEVDEKRCIQILPPKLVLQKKEPALQWLIGSPFLSPLTIVSTLRCIHHLSPQESVSPDFTKEAEDLRTLLLKGFYIIGALVVGNFNVEEHARKAIDAARRLNQFLSHGEKSEKQLLIGAVADFNSTDIHFFISESGNGTSLDSVSSVMYENNPEKYIWERGCLLRCELPISVPLYIPLDSPSDVEKTYTNAIESVVSKLSDPQVVYAVESLYKNSTEDPCPVILRGSQMDFQINLSKIRHLNEGSQNADGMSFPCEHFCLKSKTESTTFCSQNADIVQVSVLLNSSEKSQKSNAPVVEYLPAMDKARLLVVDLKVEVLCYAAKYLPLTYAVSMLVIPGVVDHLNSMKNAILPNLLKQLPQLVPYHFCPPGFLHPITATYELTYGETEMKQVELRKALHLRLGLPFDRPVLRIASALDFSSRKDNLPRKGSFLLKDVHIGIPSSGVSGGQTSIVQGSYEYHHYLQEGFNDSGWGCAYRSLQTIISWFRLQHYTSIDVPSHREIQEALVEIGDKDDSFIGSREWIGAIELSFVLDKLLGVSCKIINVRSGAELPEKCRELAAHFENQGTPIMIGGGVLAYTLLGVDYNEASGDCGFLILDPHYTGSDDIKKIVSGGWCGWKKAVDSKGKNFFLHDKFYNLLLPQRPNMV, from the exons ATGGAGGAAGTCGATGAGAAACGATGTATCCAAATTCTGCCGCCAAAACTCGTTCTCCAGAAAAAAGAGCCGGCTCTTCAATGGCTCATCGGATCGCCGTTTCTGTCGCCTTTGACTATCGTCTCCACTCTCAGATGCATCCATCATTTGTCTCCACAGGAATCTGTCTCGCCTGATTTCACCAAGGAAGCAG AAGACCTGCGGACGTTATTATTGAAGGGTTTTTATATTATTGGAGCATTGGTTGTTGGAAATTTCAACGTCGAAGAACATGCGAGAAAGGCAATTGATGCGGCGAGGAGACTGAATCAGTTTTTATCTCATGGAGAAAAGTCGGAGAAACAGTTGTTGATTGGAGCGGTTGCTGATTTCAATTCCACagatattcatttttttatctccGAGTCTGGAAATGGCACGAGCTTGGATTCTGTTTCTTCTGTTATGTACGAAAATAATCccgaaaaatatatttgggAGAGAGGTTGTCTGCTCCGGTGTGAACTACCGATTAGTGTACCGCTCTATATTCCTCTCGATAGTCCATCAG ATGTTGAAAAGACGTACACAAATGCCATAGAATCAGTTGTTTCCAAGTTGAGTGACCCACAGGTGGTATATGCAGTGGAATCGTTATATAAAAACTCCACAGAAGATCCTTGTCCAGTCATTCTACGTGGTTCACAAATGGATTTCCAAATTAATCTCTCAAAGATTAGGCATTTGAATGAAGGCAGCCAAAATGCTGATGGGATGTCTTTTCCATGTGAACACTTCTgtttaaaaagtaaaactgAGTCCACAACGTTTTGTTCACAg AATGCAGATATAGTCCAAGTAAGTGTTCTTCTAAATAGCTCGGAAAAGTCTCAAAAATCTAATGCACCAGTTGTAGAATACTTGCCAG CTATGGACAAGGCCAGGCTTTTGGTTGTCGACTTGAAGGTAGAAGTTCTCTGTTATGCTGCCAAGTATCTTCCATTGACTTATGCTGTTTCAATGTTGGTCATTCCGGGTGTAGTTGATCACTTAAACTCGATGAAGAATGCAATATTACCCAACCTTTTAAAGCAACTTCCTCAG CTAGTGCCATATCATTTTTGTCCTCCCGGATTTTTGCATCCAATAACTGCTACCTATGAACTCACTTATGGGGAGACTGAAATGAAGCAAG TTGAATTAAGGAAAGCCCTACACCTAAGACTGGGGTTACCTTTTGATCGTCCTGTACTAAGAATTGCCAGTGCCTTGGATTTCTCTAGTAGGAAGGACAATTTGCCACGAAAGG GTTCCTTTTTGCTCAAAGATGTTCATATTGGAATTCCTAGTAGCGGTG TTTCTGGTGGCCAAACGTCTATTGTTCAAGGGTCGTATGAGTACCATCATTATCTTCAAGAAGGTTTCAATGACTCG GGCTGGGGTTGTGCTTACCGCTCTTTGCAGACCATCATTTCGTGGTTCAGACTCCAACATTATACATCCATAGATGTTCCTTCTCATAG GGAAATACAAGAAGCACTAGTGGAGATTGGTGACAAGGATGATTCATTTATTGGGTCACGCGAATGGATCGGCGCTATCGAATTGAGCTTTGTTTTAGACAAATTGCTCGGT GTGAGTTGCAAAATCATAAATGTCAGATCCGGGGCTGAACTTCCCGAAAAATGTAGAGAATTAGCTGCACACTTCGAGAATCAAGGAACTCCAATTATGATTG GAGGCGGTGTTCTTGCATACACGCTCTTGGGAGTTGATtacaacgaagcaagtggaGATTGTGGGTTCTTAATCCTTGATCCTCATTACACGGGGAGTGATGACATCAAGAAAATTGTGAGTGGGGGTTGGTGTGGATGGAAGAAAGCCGTTGATAGCAAAGGGAAGAACTTCTTCTTACACGATAAGTTCTATAATCTTCTGCTGCCTCAGAGGCCAAACATGGTTTAG